The sequence below is a genomic window from Blastococcus sp. Marseille-P5729.
GGCGATCTGGTCGTCGACGAGACGTTCGACGGCCCTGGCGAGGTCGTCGGGGGCTCGGTAGTCGAGGTGCATGGCTCTCCTAGTCGCTCGCTGGTGGATGAACGCTCGCTGATGGAAGGTCGCGCTGCTAGCTCTCGCTCAGCGCGGTGGAGACCGTCTCGTAGAGCTCGGCCCACGCCGTCTCGAACTTCGCCACGCCCTCGCGCTCGAGGACGGCGAACACGTCGGTGAGATCCACGCCCGCGGCCGACACGGAGTCCATCACCTTGTGGGCCTGCGCGTAGGAACGGGTGATCGGGGTGCCGGAGCTACCGTGGTCGGCGTACGCCTCGAGGGTCTTCTCGGGCATCGTGTTGACCGTGCCCTCGGCGATCAGCTCGGAGACATAAAGCGTGTCGGGGTAGTCGGGGTTCTTCACTCCGGTCGAGGCCCACAGCGGACGCTGCCGCCGTGCGCCCTGCGCCTCCAGCCGGGCCCAGCGGTCGCTGCCGAAGGTCTGCTCGTACGCCTCGTAGGCCAACTGGGCGTTGGCCACGCCCGCCTTGCCCTTCAATGCGGCGGCGTCGCCGCCGATCTTCTCGAGCCGGTCGTCGATCTCGGTGTCGACGCGGCTCACGAAGAAGGACGCCACCGACTCGAGGTTCTGCACCGACCCACCGTCGGCGAGCCGGCGCTCGATGCCGCTGATGTAGGCGTCCATGACCTGCTGGTAGCGCGCGAGGCTGAAGATCAGGGTGACGTTGACGCTGATCCCGGCCGCGATCGCATCGGCGATCGCCGGGATGCCCTGGTCGGTCGCCGGGATCTTGATGAACAGGTTGGGGCGGTCCACCATCCACCACAGCAACGCGGCCTCGGCGGTGGTCTTCTCCTCGTCGTGCGCCGACCGTGGATCGACCTCGATCGATACCCGGCCGTCGCGGCCGCCCGACGCCTCGTAGATCGGGCGCAGCACGTCGCACGCGGCGCGGACGTCGCGGGTGGTGATGGAGCGCACCGCCTCGTCCACGGACATGCCGAGGATGGCGCTATCACGGATCTGGTCGTCGTACTGGTCCGATCCTCCGATCGCGGCCTGGAAGATCGACGGGTTGGTCGTCACGCCCACGACGGAGCGCTCGTCGATCAGCCGTTGCAAGTCGTCGGAGACGATCCGCTCGCGGGAGAGGTCGTCCAGCCAGACGGCCACTCCCTGTCGGGACAGCTCGGCGAGGTTCTCGTTGGTGTTCATCAGGCCTTCTCACCCTCCGCGGTCTGGTAGGAGCTGGCTTCCTGCTCGGGCTCGTTCACGACCCGATGAATGTTCGCCGGTCCGTCCCCAGCCGCCGCGATCGACGCCTGCGCCGCCTCGACGACCTTCTCGGCGGTGAAGCCGAACTTCTCGAACAGCACGCCGGCGGACGCCGAGGCACCGAAGTGCTCGATGGCGATCGCGCGGCCCGCATCACCGATCAGCCGGTACCACGGCATGGCCACTCCGGCCTCGACGCTGACCCGGGCCCGGACCGACGGCGGAAGTACCTCGTCGCGGTAGGACTGGTCCTGCTCCTCGAACCACTCAAGGCACGGCATCGACACCACGCGGGCCTTCGTGCCGGTCTCCTCGAGCCACTCGGCCGCCTCGACGGCGAGGTGCAGCTCGGATCCGGTGCCGATGAGGATCACGTCGGGCGTGCCGTCGGTGTCCTTGAGGACGTACCCGCCGCGAGCCACGCCCTCGGCCGAGGCATGGACGGTCCGGTCGAGGGTAGGCATGGCCTGGCGCGACAGCGCGAGCGCCGCCGGGCGGTCGGTGTGCCCGAGGATCGCCTGCCAGGCGGCGGCGGTCTCGTTGGCATCGCCGGGGCGGACGACGTCCAGGCCGGGGATCGCGCGCAGCGCCGCGAGATGCTCGATCGGCTGGTGCGTGGGGCCGTCCTCCCCGAGCCCGATCGAGTCGTGAGTCCAGACGTAGGTGACCGGGAGCTGCATCAGTGCGGCGAGCCGTACCGCGCCGCGCATGTAGTCGGAGAACACCAGGAAGGTGCCGCCGTAGACGCGGGTTCCGCCGTGCAGGGCGATGCCGTTGAGGATCGAGCCCATCGCGTGCTCCCGGACGCCGAAGTGCAGCGTGCGGCCGTAGCGGTCGCCGGACCACGTCTTGGTCTGGTTCTCGGCCGGGATGAACGACGGCTCGCCTTCCATCGTGGTGTTGTTCGACTCGGCGAGGTCGGCCGAGCCGCCCCACAGCTCGGGCAGGGGAGCGGCGAGGGCGGCGAGCACCTTGCCGGACGCCGCGCGGGTCGCGATGCCCTTCGGATCGGCGTCGAAGGTGGGCAGCGCCTCCTCCCAACCGCCGGGCAGCCGGCGCTCGCGCATGCGGTAGTACAGATCCGCCCGTTCGGGGTTGGCGTCGCGCCAGGCGGCGAAGCGCTCATCCCACTCACGACGGGCCGCCCGGCCGCGCTCGATGACCTTGCGGGTGTGGGCCAGCAGGTCATCGGGGACGTCGAAGCTCTTCACCGGGTCCAGTCCCAGGATCTCCTTCGTGGCCGCTACCTCGTCCTCGCCGAGCGCGGACCCGTGTGCCTTGCCGGTGCCCTGCTTGCCTGGAGCCGGCCAGGCGATGATGGTGCGCAGGTTGATCAAGGTGGGGCGCGCGGTTTCTGCTTTGGCGCTCTGGACGGCGTCCGCGAGCGCGACGAGGTTCTCCTCGTAGCCGGACTCCGAGACCCAGTCGACGTCGATGACCTGCCAGCCGAGCGCCTCGTAGCGAGCCGAGACATCCTCGGTGAAGGCGATCTTCGTGTCGTCCTCGATGGAGATCTTGTTGTCGTCGTAGAGCACGACCAGGTTGCCGAGCTGCTGGGTGCCCGCGAGCGAGCACGCCTCGTGGCTGACGCCCTCCTGCAGATCGCCGTCCGAGGCAATCACGAAGATATGGTGGTCGAAGAGGCTCTCACCCGCGGGGGCGTCCGGGTCGAGCAGCCCCCGTTCGCGGCGGGCCGCCATTGCCATGCCCACGGCAGAGGCGAGGCCGGAGCCGAGCGGGCCGGTGGTGATCTCGACACCGCGGGTGTGGCCGTGCTCGGGGTGCCCCGGTGTCAACGATCCCCAGGTGCGCAGCGCCTCGAGGTCGCCCAGCTCCAGGCCGTAGCCGCTGTAGAACAGCTGGATGTACAGCGTCAGGCTGGAGTGGCCGCACGAGAGCACGAACCGGTCGCGCCCGGCCCAGTCCGGGTCGCTGGGGTCATGCCGCATCGCCTGCTGGAACAGGTAGTACGCCGCAGGCGCCAGGCTCATCGCGGTGCCGGGGTGGCCGTTCCCGACCTTCTGGACGGCGTCCATCGCCAGCGCCCGGGCGGTGTCGATGGCCAGCTGGTCGGTCTGTGACCAGCCCTCGGGGAGGACGGTGAGCGGCACGCTGCGGTCGGTCACTGGTGAGGCTCCTTAGGTCTACGCACAGGTGGGAACCGGGGAGGATCCCGTCGCCGCCAGCGTAGTCCCAGCCCGACGTCTGCCACACCGGGAGGCGACAGGGGAATGCCGATTTCACCGGTGTACAGGTGGTGAGGGTTCCCACGCCGGCCGGTCCTGCCCGACGGTTGCGCCACCGGCTAGAATGAGGTGTCGTCGTGCGCCGTCCGCGCGACCCTCCGTACATCTCGTCCTCGACAGAATCGCGGCTCCTGTGCACCTGCTCGCCCCCTCGTCCGAACGGCCCGCCCCGGCGCGCCGGCGAGGTGGGCGATGAGCGCGCACACCCTGGATGCCTCCACGCCGCCTCAGCAGCGGGCCACCGCCCTCGACGTGCTCAAGGCGTACGTCGCGCTGACGAAGCCGCGGATCATCGAGCAGCTGTTGATCACTACTGTCCCGGCAATGATGCTGGCCGCCGGGGGAGTCGGCTCCGTGTGGCTGATCGTGCAGACCCTGATCGGCGGGATGCTCTCGGCCGGGTCGGCCAACGCGCTGAACTGCTACGTGGACCGCGACATCGACTCGGTGATGCACCGGACCCGGCGGCGACCCTTGGTGCGGCACGTCGTCGCACCCCGCAGCGCATTCGTGTTCGGCGTGGTGCTCGGCGCGGCGTCGACCGCCGTGTTCTGGTACTTCACGACGCCGCTCGCCACTGGCCTGAACATCCTGGCCATTCTGCTGTACGTCGTCCTCTACACGATGATCCTCAAGCGCCGCACTTCGCAGAACATCGTGTGGGGTGGTGCAGCGGGCTGCATGCCGGTGCTCATCGGCTGGGCGGCGGTCTCCGGGTCCCTGGCACTGGCCCCCGTGATCATGTTCCTGATCATCTTCTTCTGGACGCCGCCGCACTTCTGGGCGCTGGCGATCAAGTACCGCGACGACTACGCGGCCGCGAACGTCCCGATGCTCCCGGTGGTCGCCGAGCCGAAGGCGGTCACCGCCCAGATGCTGGCCCACGCGGTGGCGATGGTCGGCTGCTCGGTCTGGCTGTGGCCGGTCGCCACCGGCCCGGTCTACGGCGTGACCGTGCTGCTGCTCGGACTGTGGTTCCTGGCAGAGACCGGCCGGCTGCACGTGCGGACCGTCCGCGGCGCCCCAATCGCGCCCATGCGCGTGTTCCACATGTCTAATGTGTACCTGACCTTGGTCTTCCTGCTGATCGCGGTGGACGCCGTCCTGTAGCGCAAGTGGGCTTACTCTTGCGCCCGTGGTCACCTCGCGGCCACCCCGATTTCACCACCAGCCTCAGTGCTCACGCGATCATCTTCAGCACCGAGCCATACGGAGGTAGGCGTGAGCGACCGGGGGATGACCGACCAACGGATGCTCGCGATCGGAGCGGCCGTCACCGACCTGCTGGCCCAGCCGCTGAGCCTGCCCGTCGTCCCGCACACGGCCCACCTCGTCGATGCCCACGACCGGGCGGTGCAGAGCCTGCGCGCGCACACCACCGAGCTGCTTGCCGCCCTGGCGCGGGGCCGGTCCACCCCGCGCTGAGTCGCGCGTCGATCGGCCCGCGGCCAGGGGGCTATTGTGGTGCGTATGAGCGAAGCCGCCGACGACGTCCGCCCCACCGCCCAGTCCGACAGCGAGCATGCCGAGCAGGCCGCGACCGCAGCCAAGCGACTGGGCAAGTTTGCCTCCGCGCACGGGGGCGCCAAGCACGTGTACGTCGAGCACGTCTCGGCCAACCGCAGCCGGATTGTCGTCGTCGCCGACGACGGACGGTACGGCGACCAGGTCGTTGACTCGCACGAGGCCGCGATGGACGCCTGTGCGCGAGCCGGTTTCGAGGTCGCGGAGGGCGAGTGGGGCCGCGAGGCCGTCGGCGCCGTGCGCACCACCGCGTTCGAGTGGGGGCTGATGGGCAAGGGGCGCCCCGGCGGCAGCTGATCCGAACGAGAACCAGTTGACTCGCAGAGGAGAACACTGCGCACACTCCCGGTGAACTCTCGTGTGGCGCGAACCACAGCGCTGCCGTGCCGACTTACGCTCGGAACGTACCTATCGGCCGGCATGAATGGACCAGCGTTTCGAGGTGAGCCCGTGAGCACGATGAGTGACCACCCGGCCCAGCTGCACCGAGATGAGCCGCCGCCGATCGCGAAACAGCGGGAGATCGTGCTGTCCGCCGAGGCCGCCACCACGGCGGCCCTGGGGGAGCAATGGCGCCAGGTCGCGGACCTACTGGACGAGCTGGTGAGCGACTACGACGACCATCTGGAGTCCGGGGTCGACGAGCCCGCTCGCGCCGGCGCGCGCCAGCACCTGCAGCAGGTCATGGACGCCTTCGACGTGGTCGGCGCCTCGGCCCGCCGCAACGCCGAGGTGCTTGAGGACATCGCGGCGGAGATCACCATCGCCCAGGCGCGGATGACATCGATCTGGAACGAGTACGAGGCCGCGCGAGCGCCGGTGCATTCCAGCATCGCGACCGGGCTAGTCGATCGGCGCTACACGGCGCGCGCGGCGCGCGAGGTCTGGTATCCGCTGGACGGCGCGGTCGGTGCGGCGGCCGCGCGGCTGCGGCCGATCGGCTCCGGCGCTGACCACGCGTCCGACAGCGTCATTCCGCTGACGCGACACTGAGCGTCTCGGCCGCCGGGCCGGCCGGAGGGCGCACCTTGCCGGGGCGCACGTAGCGCAGCTCCTCCGCCGTGAACGACGCCGCAGCCATGATCGCACCGGCGAGCACGAGGTGCATCCCGACGAGCAGCTCCGGCAGGCCGGTGAAGTACTGCGTATAGCCAACCACGCCCTGAGCCACCTCGACGGCGACCAGCCACAGCGCGGCCGCCCGCAGCGACCGGTCGTGCAGCACGACGCTCAGGACCAGCAGCGTCAGGCTGACACCGACCAGCAGGAACACCGCATCCGCGTGCAGCTGCGACAGCAGCGCCGGGTCGAACCCGGTGCGCCCGGCCTCCGGATCGCCCGCGTGCGGCCCCGCGGCGGTGACGAAGGTGCCCAGCCCCATCGTGAGGTAGGTCGCGGTCATCAGCAGCCGCGCCAGCCAGTGGGTGCCCTTGCCCGCGTAGTCGGGCACGACCCGGTCCAGGTGTCGCGCCCGGTGGTAGAGCACCGCGCACCAGTAGATCAGCACCATGCTGAGCATCAGGTGCGCCATGACGGTGTACGGGTTCAGGCCAGTCAGCACGGTGATACCGCCGATGACCGCCTGGGCCGGGATGCCCAGACCGATCATGAATGCCAGGCGCGACATGTCCTTGCGCGGGGGATCGAGACGCCGCACGACCAGCCAGGTGCCCAGGGCGATGATCACCAGCACGAACGTCAGGGTGCGGTTGAGGAACTCGATGTAGGTGTGGATCGGGTCCTCGGCCGTCGGCACGATGTTGCCGTCGTTGCAGGTCGGCCACTGCGCGCAGCCGAGCCCGGACCCGGTGAGCCGCACCGCGCCGCCGGTCACGACGATGCCGATGTTGGCCAGGAGGTTGGCCACGGACAGTCGCCGCACGTTGGTCGGCGTCGGAGCGGGCAGTGGGAGAGGCACGGCTCCAGGGTACGTCGCCGTGCGGCGCAGTTCTTGTGCGGCCTCGCCGGGCCACCCTACGATGAGCGCCACCGCCGAGCGTAGAGGAGCGCACTCATGAAGGTTCGCGACGTCCTACAGCACAAGGGCAGCGAGATCGTGATGATCTCGCCCGATGCGACGGTCCGAGAGCTCGTGGCGCTGCTCGCCGAGCACAACATTGGAGCGGTCATCGTGAGCAGCGACGGGGCTCGGCTCGACGGCATCGTGTCCGAGCGCGACGTCGTCCGCAACCTGCAGACTCTCGAGCCGCTGAGCGAGAAGCCCGTGAGCGCGATCATGACCGAGGCGGCGAACACCTGCGCTCCCGGCAGCGAGGTCGGGTCGCTGCGGGTGCAGATGACCGAGCAGCGGGTGCGGCATCTTCCGGTGCTCGACGACGGCAAGCTGGTCGGCATCATCAGCATCGGCGACGTCGTGAAGTCGGCGATCGACGAGCTGCAGTTCGAGCGGGACCAGCTGCACAGCTACGTCAACCAGTGACCGCGGCGGGCCGGGGCCCGACTGTTTCATAGATCACCGCGCCGCCTGACCACCAGCCCTGCGCCGAATTAGGTAACATGTCTGTTGTGAAATTCGGTCAGACGGTCTCCACCACCGGCGCGCACGGCGCGACCGGTGATGGACGTACGCGCGAGCGCATCAGCACGCTGCTGCTCAACCACGGGCCGCAGAGCGCTGCCGAGCTGGCCCGGCCGCTGGCGATGACGCCCAATGGCGTACG
It includes:
- a CDS encoding CBS domain-containing protein, with product MKVRDVLQHKGSEIVMISPDATVRELVALLAEHNIGAVIVSSDGARLDGIVSERDVVRNLQTLEPLSEKPVSAIMTEAANTCAPGSEVGSLRVQMTEQRVRHLPVLDDGKLVGIISIGDVVKSAIDELQFERDQLHSYVNQ
- the tkt gene encoding transketolase — its product is MTDRSVPLTVLPEGWSQTDQLAIDTARALAMDAVQKVGNGHPGTAMSLAPAAYYLFQQAMRHDPSDPDWAGRDRFVLSCGHSSLTLYIQLFYSGYGLELGDLEALRTWGSLTPGHPEHGHTRGVEITTGPLGSGLASAVGMAMAARRERGLLDPDAPAGESLFDHHIFVIASDGDLQEGVSHEACSLAGTQQLGNLVVLYDDNKISIEDDTKIAFTEDVSARYEALGWQVIDVDWVSESGYEENLVALADAVQSAKAETARPTLINLRTIIAWPAPGKQGTGKAHGSALGEDEVAATKEILGLDPVKSFDVPDDLLAHTRKVIERGRAARREWDERFAAWRDANPERADLYYRMRERRLPGGWEEALPTFDADPKGIATRAASGKVLAALAAPLPELWGGSADLAESNNTTMEGEPSFIPAENQTKTWSGDRYGRTLHFGVREHAMGSILNGIALHGGTRVYGGTFLVFSDYMRGAVRLAALMQLPVTYVWTHDSIGLGEDGPTHQPIEHLAALRAIPGLDVVRPGDANETAAAWQAILGHTDRPAALALSRQAMPTLDRTVHASAEGVARGGYVLKDTDGTPDVILIGTGSELHLAVEAAEWLEETGTKARVVSMPCLEWFEEQDQSYRDEVLPPSVRARVSVEAGVAMPWYRLIGDAGRAIAIEHFGASASAGVLFEKFGFTAEKVVEAAQASIAAAGDGPANIHRVVNEPEQEASSYQTAEGEKA
- a CDS encoding heme A synthase — translated: MPLPLPAPTPTNVRRLSVANLLANIGIVVTGGAVRLTGSGLGCAQWPTCNDGNIVPTAEDPIHTYIEFLNRTLTFVLVIIALGTWLVVRRLDPPRKDMSRLAFMIGLGIPAQAVIGGITVLTGLNPYTVMAHLMLSMVLIYWCAVLYHRARHLDRVVPDYAGKGTHWLARLLMTATYLTMGLGTFVTAAGPHAGDPEAGRTGFDPALLSQLHADAVFLLVGVSLTLLVLSVVLHDRSLRAAALWLVAVEVAQGVVGYTQYFTGLPELLVGMHLVLAGAIMAAASFTAEELRYVRPGKVRPPAGPAAETLSVASAE
- the tal gene encoding transaldolase; the encoded protein is MNTNENLAELSRQGVAVWLDDLSRERIVSDDLQRLIDERSVVGVTTNPSIFQAAIGGSDQYDDQIRDSAILGMSVDEAVRSITTRDVRAACDVLRPIYEASGGRDGRVSIEVDPRSAHDEEKTTAEAALLWWMVDRPNLFIKIPATDQGIPAIADAIAAGISVNVTLIFSLARYQQVMDAYISGIERRLADGGSVQNLESVASFFVSRVDTEIDDRLEKIGGDAAALKGKAGVANAQLAYEAYEQTFGSDRWARLEAQGARRQRPLWASTGVKNPDYPDTLYVSELIAEGTVNTMPEKTLEAYADHGSSGTPITRSYAQAHKVMDSVSAAGVDLTDVFAVLEREGVAKFETAWAELYETVSTALSES
- a CDS encoding heme o synthase; translated protein: MSAHTLDASTPPQQRATALDVLKAYVALTKPRIIEQLLITTVPAMMLAAGGVGSVWLIVQTLIGGMLSAGSANALNCYVDRDIDSVMHRTRRRPLVRHVVAPRSAFVFGVVLGAASTAVFWYFTTPLATGLNILAILLYVVLYTMILKRRTSQNIVWGGAAGCMPVLIGWAAVSGSLALAPVIMFLIIFFWTPPHFWALAIKYRDDYAAANVPMLPVVAEPKAVTAQMLAHAVAMVGCSVWLWPVATGPVYGVTVLLLGLWFLAETGRLHVRTVRGAPIAPMRVFHMSNVYLTLVFLLIAVDAVL